One Drosophila kikkawai strain 14028-0561.14 chromosome 3L, DkikHiC1v2, whole genome shotgun sequence genomic window carries:
- the brv1 gene encoding polycystin-2 codes for MADQNDSNAIFYLTLVILFVCSICIWWFSGFNHEVEKFKLILIAFLAVVLIHAIVFTPLRFAILALDAAVWPPTQDVVVRDPSVKAETLVESLRFRLQILRSELLITESHRNEELNLKYHLITQELKRMCLLFVIMLAMNVEQAEEQWVYFNTANMRSLFEYNHTSTLGLSNVIVLPSVYVFIELSLINPFTDTGDISGGIPWEHAEATRLLGVVRLRQVRNRKLKGGLKDPVFDNRDYSEGWTLPYVREMYTDKFWQIYQPWVARVPDIKNRIILSTSHKGGFISYPEITGYENLLCDTRAKSMMVLNYLRDKKWLDLNTSALFMDFTLYNADANLFSVCTLWVEQYPFGGIQTHVKIRSSTFLKRVNDVSCVAVAALYVFVIAWLLFAKAFWVKVWYEPKQLKDPWMLVDALILILCTVSVVIRGYRDNLVQAMIRRVEISVMVEFINFTEPATVTYLCNILEGFSMALVTMRLWKAMQFSSTFRLFTTTLYLARYALSWTIMVTMVFLFGIGIAAITMNGNNAIQFSTIMKGIISLTCFAFGFSSHVAPRDLFYGGKWIGIVFYGILAVVVKMLLINVIVSMLENQMALVKALRDKKQKSHLTYFQFLRVEYAYVINFFHKIFGLKRKYLPRDHTVAENIQRELKQREHKQKVGKKHEEAPRNKDDSLMQLRYRERIEKSMTVMAILQTQLELVERLMFGDDEGHLLPLKKDENPRPSGLSH; via the coding sequence atggCGGACCAGAACGATAGCAACGCCATATTCTATTTGACCCTGGTTATATTATTCGTATGCAGCATTTGCATATGGTGGTTCTCGGGCTTCAACCACGAGGTGGAAAAGTTCAAATTGATTCTGATTGCGTTTCTGGCAGTCGTTCTGATTCACGCCATCGTCTTCACGCCCCTCAGGTTCGCCATATTGGCACTTGATGCTGCTGTTTGGCCGCCTACTCAAGATGTCGTGGTCCGCGATCCAAGTGTCAAGGCTGAGACGTTAGTGGAAAGCCTTAGATTCCGGCTTCAAATTCTGCGCAGTGAGCTGCTGATCACGGAGAGTCATCGCAATGAGGAACTAAACCTGAAGTACCACCTGATCACCCAGGAACTCAAGAGAATGTGCCTTCTGTTTGTGATAATGTTGGCCATGAACGTGGAGCAGGCTGAAGAACAGTGGGTATATTTTAACACTGCCAACATGCGGTCCCTTTTCGAGTATAATCACACCTCGACCTTGGGTCTTTCCAATGTGATCGTCCTGCCGAGTGTGTATGTCTTCATCGAACTTTCGCTAATCAATCCCTTCACGGACACAGGGGACATAAGCGGTGGCATTCCGTGGGAACATGCGGAGGCGACTAGGTTGCTAGGAGTGGTGAGACTGAGGCAAGTGAGGAACAGGAAACTGAAGGGGGGACTGAAGGACCCCGTCTTCGACAACAGGGACTATTCGGAAGGCTGGACATTGCCGTACGTAAGGGAAATGTACACGGACAAGTTCTGGCAGATCTATCAGCCGTGGGTGGCTCGTGTTCCCGATATTAAGAACCGCATTATCCTAAGCACCAGTCACAAAGGCGGCTTCATATCCTATCCCGAAATTACGGGCTACGAGAACCTCCTCTGCGATACCCGCGCCAAAAGCATGATGGTGCTGAATTACCTAAGGGACAAAAAGTGGCTGGACTTGAATACCTCAGCGCTGTTTATGGACTTCACTCTGTATAACGCGGATGCGAACCTCTTCAGCGTCTGCACACTGTGGGTGGAGCAGTATCCGTTTGGGGGAATCCAAACGCACGTGAAGATCAGGAGCTCCACGTTTCTGAAGCGCGTGAATGACGTCTCGTGTGTTGCAGTGGCGGCTCTGTACGTTTTCGTCATTGCCTGGTTGCTATTTGCCAAGGCCTTTTGGGTCAAGGTGTGGTACGAGCCCAAACAGCTGAAGGATCCGTGGATGCTAGTAGATGCCTTGATCCTGATACTCTGTACGGTGTCGGTGGTGATCCGTGGATATCGGGATAACTTGGTCCAAGCAATGATCAGACGAGTGGAAATTTCTGTGATGGTCGAGTTTATCAACTTCACCGAGCCGGCAACGGTGACCTACCTGTGCAATATACTAGAAGGCTTTTCTATGGCGCTAGTCACGATGCGTCTCTGGAAGGCAATGCAGTTTTCCAGCACCTTCCGCCTCTTCACGACTACTCTATATCTGGCCCGGTATGCGCTTTCATGGACGATCATGGTGACAATGGTTTTTCTatttggcattggcattgcaGCGATCACCATGAATGGCAATAACGCCATTCAGTTTAGCACTATAATGAAGGGAATCATTTCCCTCACCTGCTTCGCCTTTGGCTTTAGCAGCCATGTCGCGCCAAGGGATCTCTTCTACGGGGGAAAGTGGATTGGAATTGTATTTTACGGTATTCTGGCCGTTGTGGTGAAGATGTTGCTCATCAACGTAATTGTATCCATGCTGGAGAATCAGATGGCACTAGTCAAGGCGCTAAGAGACAAGAAGCAAAAGAGTCATTTGACATACTTCCAGTTCCTTCGCGTAGAGTACGCGTACGTAATTAACTTTTTCCATAAAATTTTCGGGTTGAAACGGAAATATTTGCCAAGGGACCACACTGTTGCCGAGAATATTCAGCGTGAATTAAAACAGCGTGAACATAAACAGAAAGTTGGAAAGAAACACGAAGAAGCCCCTAGAAATAAAGACGACAGTCTAATGCAACTTAGATATAGGGAGCGAATTGAGAAATCGATGACTGTGATGGCCATTCTGCAAACCCAGTTGGAGTTGGTCGAGCGGTTGATGTTCGGAGACGACGAAGGCCATCTGCTACCTCTCAAGAAAGACGAGAATCCTCGCCCATCTGGCCTCAGTCATTAa